The genome window AAGGTTTCTTCCTCTTCGCCTTCCTCGCCCTCCTCGTAGGGCTCATCGGCGGGGTAGGTGCAGGAGAGCTTCAGGGCCACGTTGGGCAGGGGCACGGGCGGGTCGGCGTCGGTGGTGTATTCCAGCAGGCAGGGCCACTCGTGCACGGTAGCCAGGGCATCGGCTACGTCTTCCTGCAAGGCCTCGGCCCGGGCGCCAGCTAGGCGCAGCAACAGGTCGAGCTGCTGGAAAGGCAGGCCCAAATGGAAAAAGTGGGATTCCTGGTCGAAGTAAGTGGTAGCCCAGATAGTAACGTCGTCGGAGTTATCGAACACAATGGCTGTTATCTGCACCTGTTCGATAAAAAAATCCGTGTCGTCGGCCAGGGCATCAATCAGTCTTCTCATAATCACGAAGTTAAGCAAAGGCAGCCGCCGGCCCGGCAGCAAACAGCACCGCGGCTGCAGCGGACGGCGGCAAACCAGTCACTGTAAAAAGAGTGGGCAGGCCGGGAAATTAGCAGATTTCCGGCCGGAGTGTATCACTGGCGCGGCTACTTCCTCACTTTCCTCATGCGACCCGGGGCAGCCCTACCCCTGAAATAGCTCCAGGGTAATGTGGTCGGCTAGGAGCTTACCAGCATCGGTCAGGCGCAGTACGGTGCCGGTTAGGGTGGCGAGGCCAGTGACCTGCAACTCCTGCAAGTAGCCGGCGCGTTGGGTTAGCACATCCACGCCAAGGTCGTCGCGCAGGTGGCCTAGGTCGCAGCCCCGGGCTGTGCGCAGGCTGGTCATCAGGTACTCGTTGGCGCGGTCCTGGGGGCTGAGCGTTTCTACGGTGGCGGGCACCTCCCCTCGTTCCAGCACCGCCGCCACGTACTGCGGATTATTAGCTACCGTGTACTGCCGGCTGTAGCCGTTGAAGGAGTGGGCGCTCGGGCCCAGCCCCAGGTAGGGCACCCCGCGCCAGTAGGCCGAGTTGTGGCGCGACTCGCGGCCGGGCCGGCAGAAGTTGCTGATTTCGTACTGTTGGTAGCCATAGCGCGCCATTTCCAGAAGCAGCATTTCAAATTGCCGGGCCACGAACTCATCAGGGGGGGCCGCGAACTTGCCCTTCTTCAACTGCCGCCCGAACACCGTATCGGGCTCAATGGTAAGGGCGTAGCAAGACAGATGGGGCACG of Hymenobacter sublimis contains these proteins:
- the hemW gene encoding radical SAM family heme chaperone HemW codes for the protein MSGLYLHIPFCKQACHYCDFHFSTSMALKSRLVEALTRELALRQDYLGPAAELTTIYFGGGTPSLLTAAELDTIFGAIHQHFRVASDAEITLEANPDDLTLAKVRELAASPVNRLSIGLQSFHEPHLRLMNRAHSAQESRAGVLRAQDAGFENISVDLIYGVPAPTHALWEADMAAAFALNVPHLSCYALTIEPDTVFGRQLKKGKFAAPPDEFVARQFEMLLLEMARYGYQQYEISNFCRPGRESRHNSAYWRGVPYLGLGPSAHSFNGYSRQYTVANNPQYVAAVLERGEVPATVETLSPQDRANEYLMTSLRTARGCDLGHLRDDLGVDVLTQRAGYLQELQVTGLATLTGTVLRLTDAGKLLADHITLELFQG